A window of Cellulomonas wangleii genomic DNA:
CGACGGCGACGACGTGCTGGCCCGCGACCCGCTGGTCGGTGAGCGCGACCGTCGCGCGGAGGACCGCCAGCTGTTCCTCGACGCGGTCATGGCCGCCGGCGACCACCTGGTGGTCGTGCACAGCGGCGCGGACGAGCGCACGGGCGCACCGCGGCCGCCCGCCGTGCCCGTGGGCGAGCTCCTCGACGCCGTCGACGAGTCCGTCGAGCCGGCCGGCGGACGCACCGCGCGGGAGGCGTTCGTCGTCCAGCACCCGTTGCAGACGGTCGACGAGCGCAACTTCACGGCAGGTGTGCTGGGCCGGCCGGGCCCTTTCAGCTTCGACGCCGTCGACCGCCGGGCCGCCGAGGTCGCCCGCGGCCCCCGCACGCCCCGCCCTCCGCTGCTCACGGCGCCGTTGCCGCCCCTCGAGGAGCCCGTCGTGGACCTCGACGACCTGGTGTCCGCGCTCGAGCACCCCGTCAAGGCGTTCGTGCGACGCCGGCTGGGCGTCCTGGTGCCGGGCGAGAGCGAGGACCTCGACGACCGCCTGCCGCTGACGCTCGCGCCGCTCGACGGCTGGGCCACCGGTGACCGACTGCTGACGGCGGTCCTGTCGGGCGTGGACCTGGGCCGTGCGGCGGCTGCCGAGCGGCGGCGCGGCGCGGTGCCGCCGGGCACCCTCGGCGGCGCCGCGCTGGCCGACGTCGCCACGCGGGTGAGCGCCGTCGCCGAGGCCGCCGCCCCGGTGCTGACGGTTCCCGCGACGACGGTCGACGTCACGGTGCCGCTGCCCGGCGGGCGCACCCTGGTGGGGACCGTGCCCGGCGTGCGTGGCGACGTCCTGGTGCGTGCGGTGTACGCGCGGCTCGGCGCCAAGCACCGGCTGCGTGCGTGGGTGCAGCTCCTCGCACTCGCCGCGGATCCCGCCGCCCCGGCCGTGCGCGGGGCGGTGACCGTGGGCCGTGCCGTCGGCAGCCGCCCGCGGGCCATGACCTCGTGGCTGTCCCCGCCGCCGGCGGACGACGCGCGTCGCCTGCTCGCCGACCTCCTCGCGGTGCGCGACCGTGCGCTGCGCGCCCCGCTGCCGCTGCCCGTGGCCGCCGGGGGCACGTACGCGCAGCGCCGCCACGGGCACGACGACCCGGCCGGTGCGCTCGCGGACGCCGAGCACACGCTGCGGGACCGCTTCGAGCACACGGACGAGTACCACGTGCTCGCGTGGGGCGAGGGGTTCACCCTGCCGGCCGTGGCAGGCGACCCCACGCCCGCCGACCGCGCGGCGTGGCCGCACGAGCCGACCCTGCTGGGCGCGCTCGCGCGCACCGTGTGGGACGCCCTGCTGACGCACGAGGGACGGGAGCCGGTATGACCGCCACGACCGGCCTCGACGTGTTCGACGTGCGCGGCCCGCTGCCGTCGGGCACGACCGTGCTGGAGGCCAGCGCGGGCACGGGCAAGACCTTCACCATCGCGGCCCTCACGGCGCGCTACGTCGCGGAGGGCCACGCCCGCCTGCCCGAGCTGCTGCTGGTGACGTTCGGCAGGATGGCGACCAGCGAGCTGCGGGACCGCGTGCGCGCCCGGCTGGTCGCCACCGAGCGGGCGCTGCGGGAGCCGGGCGCGCGTGCGAGCGACGACGTCCTCGTGCGGCACCTCGCGGACGTCGACGACGCCGAGCTCGCCCGCCGACGTGACCGCCTGACGGTGGCGCTGTCCGAGGTTGACGCCGCGACCATCACGACGACCCACGGGTTCTGCCAGCAGATGCTGCGCACGCTGGGCACCGCGACCGGCGGTGGTCACGTCGAGCCCGGCGCCGCGCTGCTGCCCGACGTCGCCGACCTGGAGGCGCAGGTCGTGGACGACCTGTACCTCGGCGCGTACGCGTTCGCCGAGCGGCCCGTCCTGAGCGTCCCCGAGGCGCGCGAGGTCGCCCGCGCCGCGGTGAGCGACCACGCTGCCGTCCTCGCCCCCGACGACGCTCCCCCGGGCACCCCGCCGGACCACCGGTACCGCCTGGCGCGTGCCGTCCGGCGCGAGATGGTCCGCCGGCGGCGGGCGGCGCACGTCGTCGACTACGACGACCTGCTGACGCTGCTGCACGCCGCACTGACCGACCCGGTCAGCGGCGCGGCCGCGGCCGAGCGGGTCCGCGCGCCGTACCGCGTCGTCATGGTCGACGAGTTCCAGGACACCGACGAGGTGCAGTGGGAGATCCTGCGCGCGGCGTTCCACGGCCACCGGACCCTCGTGCTCATCGGCGACCCCAAGCAGGCGATCTACGCGTTCCGCGGGGCGGACGTCCACACGTACCTGGCGGCGCGCGCCGTCGCGACGACCTCGACGCTGGGGCGCAGCTGGCGCGCCGACGCGCCCGTGCTCGACGGGCTCGCCCACCTGCTCGGCGGGGCCGCGCTGGGCGACCCGCGGATCGTGGTGCACCCGGTGCAGGCCGCACGGCAGGGACGCCGGCTCGAGGGCGGCCCGCCGGTCGTCGTGCGGCGGGTGACGCGGCGGGCCGTGGGCGCGGGCAGCGCAGCGCCACGGGTCGACGCCGTGCGCTCGCTGATCCACCGGGACGTCGCGGCCCAGGTGGTGCGGACGCTGCGGGACAGCAGGCTGCGCGACGGGGACGCGTGGCGCCCCGTCCTGCCCGGTGACGTCGCGGTGCTCGCGCGTCGCAACGCCGACGCGCTGGCGGTCCGCGACGCCCTGGTCGCGGCGGGGGTGCCGGCGGTGGTGTCGGGCCTGTCGAGCGTCTTCGCGACGTCGGCGGCCCGCGACTGGCTGGTGCTGCTGAGCGCGCTCGCGGCCACGGGTGACGCGGCCCGCGTCGCGGCCGCGGCACTGACGCCGTTCGTCGGGTGGGACGCTGCTCGGCTCGCGGGTGCCGCGGACCGCGAGCGCGACGACCTCGCGGACCTGCTGCGCGGCTGGTCCCACGTGCTCGCGGGCCAGGGTGTCGCGGCGCTGCTGCAGGCGGCGGCCGCCTCGGGCCTGCACGAACGGCTGGCCGCCCGCGTCGACGGCGAGCGCGCGCTGACCGACGTGCGGCACGTCGGCGAGGTGCTGCACGCCGCCGCCCGCGACGCGGGACTCGGGGCCGCGGCGCTGACGGAGTGGTTGCGGGCGCGCATCGGCGAGGCGGCCGGCGACTACGCCGAGGAGCGCAGCCGGCGCCTCGAGACCGACGCCGCCGCCGTGCAGGTCGTCACGGTGCACGCCGCGAAGGGTCTGGAGTTCCCGGTCGTGATGGTGCCCTTCGCGTGGGACCGCTTCGTCCCGCGCACCCCGGCGGTGCTGCGGTACCACGACGAGGACGGCACGCGACGCCTGCACGTCGGCGGCCCGGGGAGTCCGGGCTACGAGGCCGCGCGTGCCCGCCACCAGGCCGAGGAGGCCGGTGAGGACCTGCGCCTGGCGTACGTCGCGCTCACGCGGGCGAGCAGCCAGGTCGTCGTGTGGTGGGCACCGAGCACCGTGTCGGCGTCGGGGGCCGTCGGGCGCCTGGTGCTCGGGGCGCGCGACGCGCTGGGCCTGCCGCCGGACACGGTGCCGGTGCCGCGCGACGACCAGGCCGCCGCGGCTTTCGAGGCACTGGCTGACCGGTCGGGCGGGACCGTCGCGCACGAGACCGTCGACGAGGCGCCCGCGCCGGTCCGGTGGGCCCCCGAACGCGGCCCGCTGGCCCCGCTGGACGTCGCTCACCTGCACCGGACGGTCGACACGACGTGGCGCCGGACGTCCTACTCGGGGCTGACCGCCGCGGCGCACGACGCCGGCCCGGCCGGCCCCGGGGCCCCCGACAGGGTCGGCGTGGCCGACGAGCCGGAGGACCCCGGGATCCAGGACGAGTCCGACGGCCCGGTGCCGGTGCGTGCGCCGCGCGCCGGGGACACCGAGGGGCCCGACCCGGAGGCCCTGGGGCGCAGCACGCCGGAACCCGCGCTGACGGCCGCGCTGCGTGCGGTGCGGTCGCCGCTGGCGGACCTGCCGGGCGGGACGGCGTTCGGCACGCTGGTGCACCACGTGCTCGAGCACGTCGACACCGCGGCGGACGACCTCGCGGCGGAGCTGCGTGCGCGCTGCGTCGAGGCCGCGGGGTACGTCGCCGGGCTCGGTATCGACCCGGGCGTGCTGGCCGGGGCTCTGCTGCCCGCCCTGCACACGCCGGGCGGCCCGCTGCTCGGCGGGCGGACGCTCGCCCAGGTCGCCCCGCGCGACCGGCTCGCCGAGCTCGACCTCGAGCTGCCGTTGGCGGGCGGCGACCTCGACGCGTCCGGGCGGCACCCGGCGACGTTGGCGGACGTCGCCACGCTGCTGCGCGCCCACCTGCCCGCGGACGACCCGTTCGCGCCGTACGCCGGACGGCTGCAGGCGCTGCACGACGACACCGCGACGCGCCCCGGGGCCCTGCGGGGGTACCTGACCGGCAGCATCGACGCCGTCCTGCGGGTGGAGGTCGACGGCGACACCCGGTACGTCGTCGTCGACTACAAGACGAACCGGCTGGGCCCGCCGGACGAGCCGCTCACCGCGTGGCACTACCGCCCCGCGGCGACGACCCTGGCGATGATGGACGCGCACTACCCGCTGCAGCTGCTGCTGTACACGGTCGGGTTGCACCGGTTCCTGCGGTGGCGGCTGCCCGGGTACGACCCCGACCGGCACCTGGGCGGCGGCGCGTACCTCTTCGTGCGCGGCATGTGCGGGCCGGCGACACCGGTCGTGGACGGCTCGCCGTGCGGTGTGGTGTCGTGGCGGCCGCCGTCGGCGCTGGTCGTGGCACTCTCCGCGCTGCTCGACGGCAGGGGGACGG
This region includes:
- a CDS encoding UvrD-helicase domain-containing protein, which translates into the protein MTATTGLDVFDVRGPLPSGTTVLEASAGTGKTFTIAALTARYVAEGHARLPELLLVTFGRMATSELRDRVRARLVATERALREPGARASDDVLVRHLADVDDAELARRRDRLTVALSEVDAATITTTHGFCQQMLRTLGTATGGGHVEPGAALLPDVADLEAQVVDDLYLGAYAFAERPVLSVPEAREVARAAVSDHAAVLAPDDAPPGTPPDHRYRLARAVRREMVRRRRAAHVVDYDDLLTLLHAALTDPVSGAAAAERVRAPYRVVMVDEFQDTDEVQWEILRAAFHGHRTLVLIGDPKQAIYAFRGADVHTYLAARAVATTSTLGRSWRADAPVLDGLAHLLGGAALGDPRIVVHPVQAARQGRRLEGGPPVVVRRVTRRAVGAGSAAPRVDAVRSLIHRDVAAQVVRTLRDSRLRDGDAWRPVLPGDVAVLARRNADALAVRDALVAAGVPAVVSGLSSVFATSAARDWLVLLSALAATGDAARVAAAALTPFVGWDAARLAGAADRERDDLADLLRGWSHVLAGQGVAALLQAAAASGLHERLAARVDGERALTDVRHVGEVLHAAARDAGLGAAALTEWLRARIGEAAGDYAEERSRRLETDAAAVQVVTVHAAKGLEFPVVMVPFAWDRFVPRTPAVLRYHDEDGTRRLHVGGPGSPGYEAARARHQAEEAGEDLRLAYVALTRASSQVVVWWAPSTVSASGAVGRLVLGARDALGLPPDTVPVPRDDQAAAAFEALADRSGGTVAHETVDEAPAPVRWAPERGPLAPLDVAHLHRTVDTTWRRTSYSGLTAAAHDAGPAGPGAPDRVGVADEPEDPGIQDESDGPVPVRAPRAGDTEGPDPEALGRSTPEPALTAALRAVRSPLADLPGGTAFGTLVHHVLEHVDTAADDLAAELRARCVEAAGYVAGLGIDPGVLAGALLPALHTPGGPLLGGRTLAQVAPRDRLAELDLELPLAGGDLDASGRHPATLADVATLLRAHLPADDPFAPYAGRLQALHDDTATRPGALRGYLTGSIDAVLRVEVDGDTRYVVVDYKTNRLGPPDEPLTAWHYRPAATTLAMMDAHYPLQLLLYTVGLHRFLRWRLPGYDPDRHLGGGAYLFVRGMCGPATPVVDGSPCGVVSWRPPSALVVALSALLDGRGTGR